In the genome of Misgurnus anguillicaudatus chromosome 11, ASM2758022v2, whole genome shotgun sequence, one region contains:
- the LOC129416452 gene encoding uncharacterized protein isoform X1, with protein MASSYMKRLYANDRFIIHQDTDCWTSELIHCVGLECILEVLHGTQVLEDLRLIKDCKPASVSNWSFDENCHFCCLRREKVKDHVVALNKQIVESGGKPLLGKDLSNISRLEWQSEEFLNAVLHRKEYTPRIPDPHIPVVACKIMQQMITRLTTFYTSKNNCSQDSLENDENKDQSLLKSISVMSTAAASQTLVNDKVIMTDQDGPLDLSMKKIKVENVEQDGVLDLSTKKNCNNGQTSLRNSYAHVSTAAHLVKRGSVDLSLARVRDVQSASTLEDFMSKLCMHHQRQIVDALGFLQSEVKTSSHSQAPAPTLSDREAITSCSRVSEIQRSERTCSVDTAGTQEQYVFRTAKKESEEVLNADVSVIAPKKPEDLCETGAGSLLPSTRRAGIECENVNSTSKSQRHFVMKKTSSDPLEAKQLSDSCFQQEGTDSEKTCPYKAERRLPMCTAEADRARLSPENVDKCSPAQSRDAVLKPSTVERTSNGGFPICPRTARKSRKSSGSFLRERNGSSNYVVIDPDSHCDLVFVKKTITECQLQSHNRLHPRQNARKSTRGHKYVEEYLELKTVRTLARKSVSDASGNCLALMPDVHSSIAPRQSFSKPVSVPLVSAPFAGDCVKDVVQKLSTEQMVDNEMPGDVVKITSQGLIVETSQTGKTESHDQISHEPAGEQMELSVQQDVTMEAVSCAPYTVQTCNTDKDMPEIKTSSVESVELIVRTDECDSQIDHSPKQLICDSESKCQDESVDLPLLSSVSPNTTKDDSTNELNVEPRMADAATNNEEDESLQEQVLHENHETVNCFQVPEENQGDSGVSGVKEVTTVEKCVEKMDMEKIDVAPPMNTPKDLDAKTVLAKQAVSSDRCLRSRGSKGSVDTTKDSKCAVEHVDLKMTTHANVNSPETLLVKQPLKSIETIVHSEGEHDLKASDTLESDAKPSSSLDDHHQVKTRLNRSSSPTAVEKDEPQNLQKNSEELPSDIPPEVVPEILSITSTDKSEKPHKLNNQNSEKMPLRSQKSEIELSVNKDTCSPIKKSSPSSESMLLRSRSNTERPLRSELNNLIPAENLKKQGLVPSRNSSSTSEQATKSDVVASPSPSVMRMPLRNKSSSTIKQTKGSPVKTTCQQPISLQSSESSGHMPLRSSAEQLPHNKSVAVDAPTSPGRMSLRRGSLSSTEKPCGSATLLSRTTCPQRQPKASVSSSVEHSPLKSKIKIENAEARIQDSFNLPDELLSVAGIQKNEPVLCRPPKFLEALRAKEHQQLISNLNTKFDKMHKGWVQMDKEAQPVPKPKNKADRLKEIWKSKRRIRKSRPSEQQKFSPVQMLFMKPFDLPSICRWFLQSTETQSLVIVKKVNTRLPSETQLCFHTSTAGPGSAHGIFPSLQAERLKKHLKKFAIASPVKNNPKNQRLISKALGQDISVFKSKEKTEPKTATRISTKAQSLAGVTAAQSPENLCAVSGSSKNPASARIIKKYSNMREKLQVKQIKKHKEKTFRVTRLKPSIITKKAAKRKLPTHKESKSAIVQSVKSLNKKAKTNIAVKERTLKKTLSRKSGTPPKRSQPLGKVTKAEAERVSTSEKAKVKTGTDKTPQTKASGTKVDIKKSALHRGSNSLEAQSLDTDKKPLSLEDPVLTRSQRKMESTPSQIGSPKSSTKRSLEQCVTPAKRTRTSKP; from the exons ATGGCGAGTTCGTACATGAAGAGATTATACGCGAATGATAGGTTTATAATTCATCAGGACACCGACTGTTGGACGTCTGAACTCATTCACTGTGTGG GTCTCGAGTGTATTTTGGAAGTGTTGCATGGGACACAAGTTCTAGAGGATCTCAGGCTAATAAAAG ATTGTAAGCCTGCAAGTGTGTCAAATTGGTCATTTGATGAAAATTGTCATTTCTGCTGCTTAAGACGAGAAAAAGTGAAG GACCATGTAGTTGCACTGAACAAACAAATAGTGGAAAGTGGAGGCAAACCTTTACTAGGTAAAGATCTGTCTAATATCAGCAGACTTGAATGGCAGTCGGAGGAGTTCCTGAATGCTGTACTACACAGGAAAG AATACACACCGAGGATTCCAGATCCGCACATTCCTGTGGTGGCTTGTAAAATTATGCAGCAAATGATTACTCGGTTAACTACATTTTATACCTCAAAAAACAACTGCTCTCAGGACTCTCTTGAAAATGATGAGAACAAGGACCAAAGTCTTCTGAAATCTATCTCTGTCATGTCCACTGCTGCTGCTTCTCAAACGTTGGTCAATGACAAGGTTATCATGACAGACCAGGATGGCCCACTGGACCTCTCAATGAAGAAGATCAAAGTAGAGAACGTTGAACAAG ATGGTGTTCTTGACCTTTCAACTAAGAAGAATTGCAACAACGGACAAACATCTCTCAGGAATTCTTATGCCCATGTCAGTACGGCTGCTCATTTGGTCAAAAG GGGTTCTGTTGACCTGAGTCTCGCCCGAGTCCGTGATGTTCAGTCAGCCTCTACTTTGGAAGACTTCATGTCTAAACTTTGTATGCATCACCAGCGCCAAATAGTTGATGCATTGGGCTTCTTACAAAGCGAAGTCAAGACTTCCAGCCATTCTCAAGCACCTGCTCCAACGCTTTCAGACAGAGAGGCCATCACCAGCTGCAGTCGTGTCTCTGAGATTCAGCGGTCTGAGAGAACATGCTCTGTGGATACTGCTGGAACTCAAGAACAATATGTTTTTAGGACTGCCAAAAAGGAGAGTGAAGAGGTTTTGAATGCTGATGTTTCCGTTATTGCCCCCAAAAAGCCAGAGGATCTTTGCGAGACAGGTGCTGGAAGTTTGCTGCCTTCCACTCGGAGAGCGGGCATTGAGTGTGAAAATGTAAATAGTACTTCTAAATCTCAAAGACATTTTGTCATGAAAAAAACATCATCTGACCCCCTGGAAGCGAAGCAATTGTCAGACTCCTGCTTTCAGCAAGAAGGCACTGACAGTGAGAAGACGTGCCCCTACAAGGCCGAGAGACGCTTACCAATGTGTACTGCTGAGGCCGATCGTGCACGGCTGAGTCCGGAGAACGTTGACAAGTGCTCTCCTGCACAAAGCAGAGATGCTGTTTTAAAGCCATCGACAGTTGAAAGGACGTCTAATGGGGGTTTTCCGATATGTCCGAGAACAGCCAGGAAAAGCAGAAAAAGTTCTGGTTCTTTCCTTCGAGAAAGGAACGGCTCTTCAAATTATGTTGTAATTGATCCAGATAGCCATTGTGACTTggtgtttgttaaaaaaacaataaccgAATGCCAGCTTCAATCTCACAATCGACTACATCCACGACAAAATGCTCGGAAGAGCACAAGGGGGCACAAGTATGTTGAGGAATACTTGGAGCTAAAAACCGTCCGTACGTTAGCACGCAAATCTGTCAGTGATGCTAGCGGGAATTGTCTTGCTTTGATGCCAGATGTGCACAGCTCAATTGCACCGAGGCAGTCCTTTTCCAAGCCTGTAAGTGTTCCTCTCGTGAGTGCGCCATTCGCAGGTGATTGCGTGAAAGATGTCGTTCAGAAATTATCAACAGAGCAGATGGTCGACAATGAAATGCCAGGGGATGTTGTAAAAATAACAAGTCAAGGTTTGATTGTTGAAACCAGCCAGACAGGTAAAACTGAGAGTCATGACCAAATTTCCCATGAACCTGCAGGGGAACAGATGGAGTTAAGTGTGCAACAAGATGTAACGATGGAGGCTGTCAGTTGTGCTCCCTATACAGTTCAAACATGCAACACGGACAAAGACATGCCGGAAATCAAAACATCATCGGTGGAGTCTGTGGAGCTTATTGTACGGACAGATGAGTGTGATTCCCAAATTGATCATTCACCAAAACAATTAATATGCGATTCAGAAAGTAAGTGTCAGGATGAATCTGTGGACTTGCCATTGCTAAGCTCAGTATCACCTAATACAACCAAAGATGACTCtactaatgaattaaatgtagaACCAAGAATGGCAGATGCAGCGACAAATAATGAAGAGGATGAAAGTCTACAAGAGCAGGTTTTACATGAAAATCATGAAACCGTGAATTGCTTTCAAGTACCCGAGGAGAATCAAGGGGATTCAGGGGTGTCCGGTGTGAAGGAAGTCACTACTGTTGAAAAATGTGTGGAGAAGATGGATATGGAGAAGATTGATGTGGCTCCACCAATGAATACCCCAAAAGATTTGGATGCAAAAACTGTTCTTGCAAAACAGGCGGTGTCCTCAGACAGGTGCTTGCGTAGTAGAGGGTCAAAGGGGAGTGTTGATACGACAAAAGACTCCAAGTGTGCTGTTGAACATGTTGACCTGAAGATGACAACACATGCCAATGTTAATAGCCCTGAGACACTTCTGGTAAAACAACCTTTGAAATCAATTGAAACAATTGTGCATTCTGAGGGGGAGCATGATTTGAAAGCATCAGACACGCTTGAATCGGATGCCAAACCTAGTAGCAGTCTGGATGACCATCATCAGGTCAAAACAAGACTGAACCGATCGTCATCTCCAACTGCAGTTGAGAAAGATGAGCCTCAAAACCTCCAAAAGAACAGTGAGGAGTTACCAAGCGATATCCCACCTGAGGTTGTTCCGGAGATTTTAAGTATCACCTCTACTGACAAAAGTGAGAAACCACACAAACTGAACAATCAAAACTCTGAAAAAATGCCACTTAGAAGTCAGAAGTCAGAAATTGAACTTTCTGTAAATAAAGACACATGTTCACCTATTAAAAAGTCTTCACCAAGCTCTGAAAGTATGCTTTTGAGAAGTAGAAGTAATACTGAACGACCCCTAAGAAGCGAACTGAACAATCTGATCCCTGCAGAAAATTTGAAGAAGCAAGGGCTTGTGCCTTCCAGAAACAGTAGCAGTACCAGTGAACAGGCAACTAAAAGTGATGTAGTTGCTTCGCCTTCCCCAAGTGTCATGCGTATGCCTTTAAGAAACAAGAGCAGCAGTACGATTAAACAGACCAAAGGTTCCCCTGTTAAAACGACCTGTCAACAACCTATCAGTTTACAATCCAGTGAGTCTAGTGGGCACATGCCCTTAAGATCAAGTGCAGAACAACTCCCTCACAACAAATCTGTTGCTGTAGATGCACCAACAAGTCCTGGACGCATGTCACTAAGAAGAGGGAGCTTATCCAGTACCGAAAAGCCTTGTGGATCGGCAACACTGCTTAGCAGGACTACATGCCCTCAAAGGCAACCAAAGGCTTCTGTGTCCTCGAGTGTTGAGCATAGCCCCTTAaaatcaaaaattaaaattgagaATGCGGAGGCACGAATACAAGATTCTTTTAATCTGCCTGACGAATTGCTGTCCGTAGCAGGTATTCAAAAGAACGAACCTGTCCTTTGTAGGCCCCCCAAGTTTTTGGAAGCGCTTAGAGCGAAAGAACATCAGCAGTTAATTTCTAATTTAAATACAAAGTTTGATAAAATGCACAAAGGTTGGGTTCAAATGGATAAGGAGGCTCAGCCTGTAccaaaaccaaaaaacaagGCCGACAGGCTGAAAGAAATCTGGAAAAGCAAACGTAGAATACGCAAGTCGAGACCGTCAGAACAACAGAAATTCTCACCTGTGCAAATGCTATTCATGAAGCCCTTTGACTTGCCCAGTATCTGCAGGTGGTTCTTGCAGTCCACTGAAACCCAATCGCTTGTCATTGTTAAAAAGGTCAACACTAGACTTCCTTCTGAAACACAGTTGTGTTTTCACACCTCGACAGCCGGACCGGGGTCCGCTCATGGGATATTTCCCAGTCTGCAGGCCGAACGGCTAAAAAAGCACTTGAAGAAGTTTGCCATTGCGTCACCTGTGAAAAATAACCCCAAGAACCAGAGGCTTATATCAAAAGCTTTAGGTCAGGATATCTCTGTGTTCAAGAGTAAAGAAAAAACGGAACCAAAAACTGCCACACGGATTTCGACGAAGGCACAGAGTCTTGCAGGAGTGACGGCGGCACAATCCCCAGAGAACCTTTGTGCAGTCTCAGGCAGTTCGAAAAACCCGGCAAGCGCTAGAATTATCAAAAAATATTCAAACATGCGTGAGAAACTTCAGGTTAAGCAAATCAAGAAacataaagaaaaaacattcaGAGTTACCCGGTTGAAACCGTCGATTATTACAAAGAAAGCTGCCAAACGAAAATTGCCGACACATAAAGAGTCAAAGTCTGCGATTGTTCAGAGCGTCAAATCCTTgaacaaaaaagcaaaaacaaacattgcagTTAAAGAACGGACTTTGAAAAAAACCCTGAGTCGCAAAAGTGGTACACCACCAAAAAGGTCGCAGCCACTCGGCAAAGTGACAAAAGCAGAGGCCGAACGTGTCTCGACAAGTGAAAAAGCAAAGGTCAAAACTGGAACTGATAAAACACCGCAAACAAAAGCGAGTGGGACTAAAGTTGATATCAAAAAGTCTGCGCTTCATAGAGGCTCTAATAGTTTAGAAGCACAGTCTCTAGATACTGACAAGAAGCCTCTGTCATTGGAAGACCCAGTGTTAACTAGGTCTCAAAGAAAGATGGAATCCACACCTTCACAGATTGGATCTCCCAAATCCTCTACAAAGCGAAGCTTGGAACAGTGCGTCACCCCAGCCAAACGCACAAGGACCTCAAAGCCATGA
- the LOC129416452 gene encoding uncharacterized protein isoform X2 → MQQMITRLTTFYTSKNNCSQDSLENDENKDQSLLKSISVMSTAAASQTLVNDKVIMTDQDGPLDLSMKKIKVENVEQDGVLDLSTKKNCNNGQTSLRNSYAHVSTAAHLVKRGSVDLSLARVRDVQSASTLEDFMSKLCMHHQRQIVDALGFLQSEVKTSSHSQAPAPTLSDREAITSCSRVSEIQRSERTCSVDTAGTQEQYVFRTAKKESEEVLNADVSVIAPKKPEDLCETGAGSLLPSTRRAGIECENVNSTSKSQRHFVMKKTSSDPLEAKQLSDSCFQQEGTDSEKTCPYKAERRLPMCTAEADRARLSPENVDKCSPAQSRDAVLKPSTVERTSNGGFPICPRTARKSRKSSGSFLRERNGSSNYVVIDPDSHCDLVFVKKTITECQLQSHNRLHPRQNARKSTRGHKYVEEYLELKTVRTLARKSVSDASGNCLALMPDVHSSIAPRQSFSKPVSVPLVSAPFAGDCVKDVVQKLSTEQMVDNEMPGDVVKITSQGLIVETSQTGKTESHDQISHEPAGEQMELSVQQDVTMEAVSCAPYTVQTCNTDKDMPEIKTSSVESVELIVRTDECDSQIDHSPKQLICDSESKCQDESVDLPLLSSVSPNTTKDDSTNELNVEPRMADAATNNEEDESLQEQVLHENHETVNCFQVPEENQGDSGVSGVKEVTTVEKCVEKMDMEKIDVAPPMNTPKDLDAKTVLAKQAVSSDRCLRSRGSKGSVDTTKDSKCAVEHVDLKMTTHANVNSPETLLVKQPLKSIETIVHSEGEHDLKASDTLESDAKPSSSLDDHHQVKTRLNRSSSPTAVEKDEPQNLQKNSEELPSDIPPEVVPEILSITSTDKSEKPHKLNNQNSEKMPLRSQKSEIELSVNKDTCSPIKKSSPSSESMLLRSRSNTERPLRSELNNLIPAENLKKQGLVPSRNSSSTSEQATKSDVVASPSPSVMRMPLRNKSSSTIKQTKGSPVKTTCQQPISLQSSESSGHMPLRSSAEQLPHNKSVAVDAPTSPGRMSLRRGSLSSTEKPCGSATLLSRTTCPQRQPKASVSSSVEHSPLKSKIKIENAEARIQDSFNLPDELLSVAGIQKNEPVLCRPPKFLEALRAKEHQQLISNLNTKFDKMHKGWVQMDKEAQPVPKPKNKADRLKEIWKSKRRIRKSRPSEQQKFSPVQMLFMKPFDLPSICRWFLQSTETQSLVIVKKVNTRLPSETQLCFHTSTAGPGSAHGIFPSLQAERLKKHLKKFAIASPVKNNPKNQRLISKALGQDISVFKSKEKTEPKTATRISTKAQSLAGVTAAQSPENLCAVSGSSKNPASARIIKKYSNMREKLQVKQIKKHKEKTFRVTRLKPSIITKKAAKRKLPTHKESKSAIVQSVKSLNKKAKTNIAVKERTLKKTLSRKSGTPPKRSQPLGKVTKAEAERVSTSEKAKVKTGTDKTPQTKASGTKVDIKKSALHRGSNSLEAQSLDTDKKPLSLEDPVLTRSQRKMESTPSQIGSPKSSTKRSLEQCVTPAKRTRTSKP, encoded by the exons ATGCAGCAAATGATTACTCGGTTAACTACATTTTATACCTCAAAAAACAACTGCTCTCAGGACTCTCTTGAAAATGATGAGAACAAGGACCAAAGTCTTCTGAAATCTATCTCTGTCATGTCCACTGCTGCTGCTTCTCAAACGTTGGTCAATGACAAGGTTATCATGACAGACCAGGATGGCCCACTGGACCTCTCAATGAAGAAGATCAAAGTAGAGAACGTTGAACAAG ATGGTGTTCTTGACCTTTCAACTAAGAAGAATTGCAACAACGGACAAACATCTCTCAGGAATTCTTATGCCCATGTCAGTACGGCTGCTCATTTGGTCAAAAG GGGTTCTGTTGACCTGAGTCTCGCCCGAGTCCGTGATGTTCAGTCAGCCTCTACTTTGGAAGACTTCATGTCTAAACTTTGTATGCATCACCAGCGCCAAATAGTTGATGCATTGGGCTTCTTACAAAGCGAAGTCAAGACTTCCAGCCATTCTCAAGCACCTGCTCCAACGCTTTCAGACAGAGAGGCCATCACCAGCTGCAGTCGTGTCTCTGAGATTCAGCGGTCTGAGAGAACATGCTCTGTGGATACTGCTGGAACTCAAGAACAATATGTTTTTAGGACTGCCAAAAAGGAGAGTGAAGAGGTTTTGAATGCTGATGTTTCCGTTATTGCCCCCAAAAAGCCAGAGGATCTTTGCGAGACAGGTGCTGGAAGTTTGCTGCCTTCCACTCGGAGAGCGGGCATTGAGTGTGAAAATGTAAATAGTACTTCTAAATCTCAAAGACATTTTGTCATGAAAAAAACATCATCTGACCCCCTGGAAGCGAAGCAATTGTCAGACTCCTGCTTTCAGCAAGAAGGCACTGACAGTGAGAAGACGTGCCCCTACAAGGCCGAGAGACGCTTACCAATGTGTACTGCTGAGGCCGATCGTGCACGGCTGAGTCCGGAGAACGTTGACAAGTGCTCTCCTGCACAAAGCAGAGATGCTGTTTTAAAGCCATCGACAGTTGAAAGGACGTCTAATGGGGGTTTTCCGATATGTCCGAGAACAGCCAGGAAAAGCAGAAAAAGTTCTGGTTCTTTCCTTCGAGAAAGGAACGGCTCTTCAAATTATGTTGTAATTGATCCAGATAGCCATTGTGACTTggtgtttgttaaaaaaacaataaccgAATGCCAGCTTCAATCTCACAATCGACTACATCCACGACAAAATGCTCGGAAGAGCACAAGGGGGCACAAGTATGTTGAGGAATACTTGGAGCTAAAAACCGTCCGTACGTTAGCACGCAAATCTGTCAGTGATGCTAGCGGGAATTGTCTTGCTTTGATGCCAGATGTGCACAGCTCAATTGCACCGAGGCAGTCCTTTTCCAAGCCTGTAAGTGTTCCTCTCGTGAGTGCGCCATTCGCAGGTGATTGCGTGAAAGATGTCGTTCAGAAATTATCAACAGAGCAGATGGTCGACAATGAAATGCCAGGGGATGTTGTAAAAATAACAAGTCAAGGTTTGATTGTTGAAACCAGCCAGACAGGTAAAACTGAGAGTCATGACCAAATTTCCCATGAACCTGCAGGGGAACAGATGGAGTTAAGTGTGCAACAAGATGTAACGATGGAGGCTGTCAGTTGTGCTCCCTATACAGTTCAAACATGCAACACGGACAAAGACATGCCGGAAATCAAAACATCATCGGTGGAGTCTGTGGAGCTTATTGTACGGACAGATGAGTGTGATTCCCAAATTGATCATTCACCAAAACAATTAATATGCGATTCAGAAAGTAAGTGTCAGGATGAATCTGTGGACTTGCCATTGCTAAGCTCAGTATCACCTAATACAACCAAAGATGACTCtactaatgaattaaatgtagaACCAAGAATGGCAGATGCAGCGACAAATAATGAAGAGGATGAAAGTCTACAAGAGCAGGTTTTACATGAAAATCATGAAACCGTGAATTGCTTTCAAGTACCCGAGGAGAATCAAGGGGATTCAGGGGTGTCCGGTGTGAAGGAAGTCACTACTGTTGAAAAATGTGTGGAGAAGATGGATATGGAGAAGATTGATGTGGCTCCACCAATGAATACCCCAAAAGATTTGGATGCAAAAACTGTTCTTGCAAAACAGGCGGTGTCCTCAGACAGGTGCTTGCGTAGTAGAGGGTCAAAGGGGAGTGTTGATACGACAAAAGACTCCAAGTGTGCTGTTGAACATGTTGACCTGAAGATGACAACACATGCCAATGTTAATAGCCCTGAGACACTTCTGGTAAAACAACCTTTGAAATCAATTGAAACAATTGTGCATTCTGAGGGGGAGCATGATTTGAAAGCATCAGACACGCTTGAATCGGATGCCAAACCTAGTAGCAGTCTGGATGACCATCATCAGGTCAAAACAAGACTGAACCGATCGTCATCTCCAACTGCAGTTGAGAAAGATGAGCCTCAAAACCTCCAAAAGAACAGTGAGGAGTTACCAAGCGATATCCCACCTGAGGTTGTTCCGGAGATTTTAAGTATCACCTCTACTGACAAAAGTGAGAAACCACACAAACTGAACAATCAAAACTCTGAAAAAATGCCACTTAGAAGTCAGAAGTCAGAAATTGAACTTTCTGTAAATAAAGACACATGTTCACCTATTAAAAAGTCTTCACCAAGCTCTGAAAGTATGCTTTTGAGAAGTAGAAGTAATACTGAACGACCCCTAAGAAGCGAACTGAACAATCTGATCCCTGCAGAAAATTTGAAGAAGCAAGGGCTTGTGCCTTCCAGAAACAGTAGCAGTACCAGTGAACAGGCAACTAAAAGTGATGTAGTTGCTTCGCCTTCCCCAAGTGTCATGCGTATGCCTTTAAGAAACAAGAGCAGCAGTACGATTAAACAGACCAAAGGTTCCCCTGTTAAAACGACCTGTCAACAACCTATCAGTTTACAATCCAGTGAGTCTAGTGGGCACATGCCCTTAAGATCAAGTGCAGAACAACTCCCTCACAACAAATCTGTTGCTGTAGATGCACCAACAAGTCCTGGACGCATGTCACTAAGAAGAGGGAGCTTATCCAGTACCGAAAAGCCTTGTGGATCGGCAACACTGCTTAGCAGGACTACATGCCCTCAAAGGCAACCAAAGGCTTCTGTGTCCTCGAGTGTTGAGCATAGCCCCTTAaaatcaaaaattaaaattgagaATGCGGAGGCACGAATACAAGATTCTTTTAATCTGCCTGACGAATTGCTGTCCGTAGCAGGTATTCAAAAGAACGAACCTGTCCTTTGTAGGCCCCCCAAGTTTTTGGAAGCGCTTAGAGCGAAAGAACATCAGCAGTTAATTTCTAATTTAAATACAAAGTTTGATAAAATGCACAAAGGTTGGGTTCAAATGGATAAGGAGGCTCAGCCTGTAccaaaaccaaaaaacaagGCCGACAGGCTGAAAGAAATCTGGAAAAGCAAACGTAGAATACGCAAGTCGAGACCGTCAGAACAACAGAAATTCTCACCTGTGCAAATGCTATTCATGAAGCCCTTTGACTTGCCCAGTATCTGCAGGTGGTTCTTGCAGTCCACTGAAACCCAATCGCTTGTCATTGTTAAAAAGGTCAACACTAGACTTCCTTCTGAAACACAGTTGTGTTTTCACACCTCGACAGCCGGACCGGGGTCCGCTCATGGGATATTTCCCAGTCTGCAGGCCGAACGGCTAAAAAAGCACTTGAAGAAGTTTGCCATTGCGTCACCTGTGAAAAATAACCCCAAGAACCAGAGGCTTATATCAAAAGCTTTAGGTCAGGATATCTCTGTGTTCAAGAGTAAAGAAAAAACGGAACCAAAAACTGCCACACGGATTTCGACGAAGGCACAGAGTCTTGCAGGAGTGACGGCGGCACAATCCCCAGAGAACCTTTGTGCAGTCTCAGGCAGTTCGAAAAACCCGGCAAGCGCTAGAATTATCAAAAAATATTCAAACATGCGTGAGAAACTTCAGGTTAAGCAAATCAAGAAacataaagaaaaaacattcaGAGTTACCCGGTTGAAACCGTCGATTATTACAAAGAAAGCTGCCAAACGAAAATTGCCGACACATAAAGAGTCAAAGTCTGCGATTGTTCAGAGCGTCAAATCCTTgaacaaaaaagcaaaaacaaacattgcagTTAAAGAACGGACTTTGAAAAAAACCCTGAGTCGCAAAAGTGGTACACCACCAAAAAGGTCGCAGCCACTCGGCAAAGTGACAAAAGCAGAGGCCGAACGTGTCTCGACAAGTGAAAAAGCAAAGGTCAAAACTGGAACTGATAAAACACCGCAAACAAAAGCGAGTGGGACTAAAGTTGATATCAAAAAGTCTGCGCTTCATAGAGGCTCTAATAGTTTAGAAGCACAGTCTCTAGATACTGACAAGAAGCCTCTGTCATTGGAAGACCCAGTGTTAACTAGGTCTCAAAGAAAGATGGAATCCACACCTTCACAGATTGGATCTCCCAAATCCTCTACAAAGCGAAGCTTGGAACAGTGCGTCACCCCAGCCAAACGCACAAGGACCTCAAAGCCATGA